A portion of the Bubalus kerabau isolate K-KA32 ecotype Philippines breed swamp buffalo chromosome 1, PCC_UOA_SB_1v2, whole genome shotgun sequence genome contains these proteins:
- the SPIC gene encoding transcription factor Spi-C isoform X2 — protein sequence MACAEQDKLGQAFEDAFEVLRQHSTGDFQYSSDYKNYLAFINHRSHMRGNSNSYGVQPGEEPIYNWRTVINIPENQLVQPALLQQKGGKGRKKLRLFEYLHESLCNPEMASCIQWIDQTKGIFQFVSKNKEKLAQLWGKRKGNRKTMTYQKMARALRNYGRTGEIIKIRRKLTYQFSEAILQRLSAPYFLEKEIFYSQYVQPDQGYLSLNNWNANYNYTYANYHELSHSDC from the exons ATG GCTTGTGCTGAACAAGACAAGCTGGGTCAAGCATTTGAAGATGCTTTTGAAGTACTGAGACAGCATTCAACTGGAGACTTTCAGTACTCCTCAG attACAAAAATTACCTGGCTTTTATCAACCACCGTTCTCATATGAGAGGAAATTCCAACAGCTATGGTGTGCAGCCTGGAGAGGAACCCATCTACAATTGGAGAACAGTAATA AACATCCCTGAAAACCAGCTGGTACAACCTGCTCTTCTCCAGCAAAAGGGAGGAAAAG gCAGGAAGAAGCTCCGACTGTTTGAATACCTTCATGAATCCCTATGTAATCCAGAGATGGCATCTTGTATTCAGTGGATAGATCAAACCAAAGGCATCTTTCAGTTTgtatcaaaaaacaaagaaaaacttgcCCAActctggggaaaaagaaaaggcaaccgGAAGACCATGACTTACCAGAAAATGGCCAGAGCACTGAGGAATTATGGAAGAACTGGGGAAATCATCAAAATCCGGAGAAAGCTAACTTACCAGTTCAGTGAGGCCATTCTCCAAAGACTGTCTGCACCTTATTTCTTGGAAAAAGAGATCTTCTATTCACAGTATGTTCAACCTGATCAAGGATATCTCAGTTTAAATAACTGGAATGCAaattataattatacatatgCCAATTACCATGAGCTAAGTCACTCTGATTGCTAA
- the SPIC gene encoding transcription factor Spi-C isoform X1, with the protein MACAEQDKLGQAFEDAFEVLRQHSTGDFQYSSDYKNYLAFINHRSHMRGNSNSYGVQPGEEPIYNWRTVINSATDLYFEGNIHQSLQNIPENQLVQPALLQQKGGKGRKKLRLFEYLHESLCNPEMASCIQWIDQTKGIFQFVSKNKEKLAQLWGKRKGNRKTMTYQKMARALRNYGRTGEIIKIRRKLTYQFSEAILQRLSAPYFLEKEIFYSQYVQPDQGYLSLNNWNANYNYTYANYHELSHSDC; encoded by the exons ATG GCTTGTGCTGAACAAGACAAGCTGGGTCAAGCATTTGAAGATGCTTTTGAAGTACTGAGACAGCATTCAACTGGAGACTTTCAGTACTCCTCAG attACAAAAATTACCTGGCTTTTATCAACCACCGTTCTCATATGAGAGGAAATTCCAACAGCTATGGTGTGCAGCCTGGAGAGGAACCCATCTACAATTGGAGAACAGTAATA AACAGTGCTACGGACCTCTATTTTGAAGGAAATATTCATCAATCTCTGCAGAACATCCCTGAAAACCAGCTGGTACAACCTGCTCTTCTCCAGCAAAAGGGAGGAAAAG gCAGGAAGAAGCTCCGACTGTTTGAATACCTTCATGAATCCCTATGTAATCCAGAGATGGCATCTTGTATTCAGTGGATAGATCAAACCAAAGGCATCTTTCAGTTTgtatcaaaaaacaaagaaaaacttgcCCAActctggggaaaaagaaaaggcaaccgGAAGACCATGACTTACCAGAAAATGGCCAGAGCACTGAGGAATTATGGAAGAACTGGGGAAATCATCAAAATCCGGAGAAAGCTAACTTACCAGTTCAGTGAGGCCATTCTCCAAAGACTGTCTGCACCTTATTTCTTGGAAAAAGAGATCTTCTATTCACAGTATGTTCAACCTGATCAAGGATATCTCAGTTTAAATAACTGGAATGCAaattataattatacatatgCCAATTACCATGAGCTAAGTCACTCTGATTGCTAA